Proteins found in one Limnohabitans sp. TEGF004 genomic segment:
- the dacB gene encoding D-alanyl-D-alanine carboxypeptidase/D-alanyl-D-alanine-endopeptidase: MTCSHMPSLHPLTPRIHPARWHFVRSPLAHAFMVSFMVAMMCATALTAHAAPSSKAVRSEPPKHTAGDIGQLPPEVQAALQRAKVPSDNFHVMVIDTHTGSTPRLSHQAQERVNPASLMKLATTTAALNTLGPAFVWRTPVYVDGSVRDGVLHGNIYIKGSGDPRLVVERLWLLMRRIQGLGIQKIQGDIVLDRSAFDVPARDTASFDGEPLRPYNAAPDALLLNFKSLLIQFVPDRAANVARVQIEPPLAGVQFPATVPLSNGDCSDYRSALRADWSDATRIRFSGNYPAVCGEKMWPIAYAAPQQFAPRAIAGMWQQLGGHLSGQVRDGSIPGNLQPTFNIESATLAETIRDINKYSNNVMAQHVFLTLSQQQRGVGSFDASRDVMQRWWRERVGGEVPTFDNGSGLSREERISAQALARLLQVAWASPHMSELMSSLPVTGLDGTMKRSKAQASAHLKTGSLRDVAGVAGFVDTASGKRLVVVAILHHANANAARPALDAIIDWAGKQP; the protein is encoded by the coding sequence ATGACCTGCTCGCACATGCCCTCTTTGCACCCGCTCACACCCCGCATCCATCCTGCGCGATGGCACTTTGTGCGCTCGCCTTTGGCCCATGCGTTCATGGTTTCATTCATGGTTGCCATGATGTGCGCCACAGCTCTAACGGCCCACGCAGCCCCCAGTTCCAAAGCCGTGCGCAGCGAGCCACCCAAGCACACCGCAGGCGACATTGGCCAACTACCGCCCGAAGTGCAAGCCGCGCTGCAACGCGCCAAAGTGCCGAGCGACAACTTCCATGTGATGGTGATCGACACACACACGGGCAGCACGCCACGCCTGAGCCACCAAGCCCAAGAGCGCGTGAACCCTGCTTCGCTGATGAAGCTAGCCACCACCACCGCCGCGCTTAATACGCTCGGCCCCGCCTTTGTGTGGCGCACGCCCGTGTATGTGGATGGCTCTGTGCGCGACGGCGTGTTGCACGGCAATATCTACATCAAGGGCAGCGGCGACCCACGCTTGGTGGTGGAGCGTTTGTGGCTGTTGATGCGCCGCATCCAAGGCTTGGGCATTCAAAAAATTCAGGGAGACATCGTGCTCGATCGCAGTGCATTTGATGTGCCCGCACGTGACACCGCCAGTTTTGACGGTGAACCCCTGCGCCCCTACAACGCCGCGCCTGATGCGCTGCTGCTCAACTTCAAATCACTGCTCATTCAGTTTGTACCCGACCGTGCCGCCAATGTGGCGCGTGTGCAAATCGAACCACCACTGGCCGGTGTGCAATTCCCAGCCACCGTGCCATTGAGCAACGGTGATTGCAGCGACTACCGCAGCGCCTTGCGCGCCGATTGGAGCGACGCCACACGCATCCGCTTTTCCGGCAACTACCCCGCTGTGTGTGGCGAAAAGATGTGGCCCATCGCCTATGCCGCACCTCAGCAATTTGCACCCCGCGCCATCGCGGGCATGTGGCAACAACTCGGCGGACACCTCAGCGGCCAAGTGCGTGATGGCAGCATTCCCGGCAACTTGCAGCCTACCTTCAATATTGAATCGGCCACCTTGGCCGAGACCATCCGCGACATCAACAAGTACAGCAACAACGTGATGGCTCAGCATGTGTTCCTCACACTCAGCCAACAACAACGCGGCGTGGGCAGCTTTGATGCTTCACGCGATGTGATGCAGCGCTGGTGGCGCGAGCGCGTTGGCGGCGAAGTGCCCACCTTTGACAACGGCTCTGGCCTGAGCCGTGAAGAACGCATCAGTGCACAAGCCCTCGCACGCTTGCTACAAGTGGCATGGGCCTCGCCCCATATGTCTGAGCTGATGAGCTCGCTGCCCGTCACCGGCTTAGACGGCACGATGAAACGCAGCAAAGCACAAGCCAGTGCGCATTTAAAAACCGGCAGCTTGCGCGATGTGGCCGGTGTAGCTGGATTTGTAGACACAGCCAGTGGTAAACGACTCGTGGTGGTGGCTATCCTTCATCACGCCAATGCCAATGCAGCACGCCCAGCATTAGACGCAATCATTGACTGGGCGGGCAAGCAGCCCTGA
- a CDS encoding SemiSWEET transporter → MNYTEWIGYAAASLTTASFVPQAWLTFKTRDVSGISLGMYSAFTLGIALWLAYGLLIEAWPVVIANVITLVLAASILAMRLRFGRKA, encoded by the coding sequence ATGAACTACACCGAATGGATCGGCTACGCCGCCGCCAGCCTGACCACCGCGAGCTTTGTGCCGCAAGCGTGGCTGACCTTCAAGACCCGCGACGTGAGCGGTATTTCGTTGGGGATGTACAGCGCGTTCACCCTTGGCATTGCGCTGTGGTTGGCCTACGGCTTGCTGATTGAAGCCTGGCCCGTGGTGATTGCCAACGTGATCACGCTGGTGTTGGCTGCCAGCATTTTGGCGATGCGCTTGCGCTTTGGGCGCAAGGCTTAA
- a CDS encoding SGNH/GDSL hydrolase family protein — MNPIFSRTLKALCAVMAATLLSACGGASSTVDPFVATRVIAFGDGFNYVDGAGAGLSTVQTGETDNTIAGRIAARYGIVVKRVADGATVLNPLASTGGFSYATANARVADVDAQITAFLSSAGSVAKKDLIIIAVGNWDIYDAYTNGVTSMDSNASALVASIQRLTTAGAEHVVVMPAINMARTPWAANKSLAGIQQLSITTSSLPGLNSFNFLLLTKLNAAFRQDRKPVYLLDRSSDFNNFAGQFDTNGSTRIINVSGMALTADTGLYVPVCTAHTAMAGCALGGLNTTSPLTATSYQSYVFADDINLTPLANRFLADRMIYTMQTFGWAP, encoded by the coding sequence ATGAACCCAATTTTTAGCCGAACCCTCAAAGCCTTGTGCGCCGTGATGGCCGCCACCCTGTTGTCTGCGTGTGGTGGTGCCAGCAGTACGGTCGATCCATTTGTGGCGACACGCGTGATTGCGTTCGGTGATGGTTTTAACTACGTCGATGGCGCCGGCGCTGGTCTTTCCACCGTGCAAACGGGAGAGACGGACAACACGATTGCGGGACGTATTGCTGCGCGATATGGCATTGTTGTGAAGCGTGTGGCAGACGGCGCCACTGTACTTAATCCACTCGCGTCAACAGGCGGATTCAGCTATGCAACCGCCAATGCACGTGTTGCTGATGTGGATGCGCAAATCACTGCGTTTTTGAGCTCCGCCGGATCTGTTGCAAAAAAAGACTTGATCATCATCGCCGTGGGTAACTGGGACATTTACGATGCTTATACAAATGGTGTGACCAGCATGGACAGCAATGCCAGTGCACTCGTTGCGTCCATTCAACGTTTAACGACCGCAGGTGCTGAGCATGTTGTTGTGATGCCAGCGATCAACATGGCGCGAACACCATGGGCTGCAAATAAATCCTTGGCTGGCATCCAGCAGCTGAGCATCACAACGTCCTCACTGCCGGGTTTGAATTCTTTTAATTTCTTACTTTTGACGAAATTAAATGCAGCCTTTAGACAAGATAGAAAACCTGTGTATTTGCTAGATCGTTCCAGTGATTTCAATAATTTTGCAGGCCAATTTGATACCAACGGCTCGACCCGAATCATCAACGTGAGTGGCATGGCTTTAACGGCAGATACAGGTCTTTACGTGCCCGTGTGTACAGCGCATACGGCGATGGCTGGTTGTGCGCTTGGGGGTCTAAACACCACAAGCCCGCTGACTGCCACGAGCTATCAAAGCTATGTCTTCGCCGACGACATTAACTTGACACCCTTGGCGAATAGATTCTTAGCGGATCGCATGATCTACACCATGCAGACGTTTGGTTGGGCTCCTTAA
- a CDS encoding L-threonylcarbamoyladenylate synthase translates to MILDGQTPSSITAAAQALQRGDLLGLPTETVYGLAADAGNDAAVAKIFEAKGRPANHPLIVHVASAQGVQRFASHVPDFAQKLIDAFWPGPLTLILPRRPEVAAVAAGGQNSVGLRCPSHPTAHAVLQSAETLGVFGVAAPSANLFGRVSPTTAAHVAGEFGDSLLIIDGGACDVGIESTIVDCTRAAPVLLRPGVLTPQQLSDACGVTVITSTAPDADAPRASGTLESHYAPMACVQLMSAVDLQKAIDAYVREAVASNDNAHPTVAVWARSPVQVPATHMNPFTCQAMPTSAQDCAHQLFAQLRSFDTQGVAYIWVETPPLSPEWDGVRDRLMRAATPTR, encoded by the coding sequence ATGATTCTTGACGGCCAGACCCCCTCATCCATCACTGCGGCTGCGCAAGCTTTGCAGCGCGGTGATCTGTTGGGCTTGCCCACCGAGACGGTGTACGGCTTGGCAGCAGACGCGGGCAACGATGCCGCAGTGGCCAAAATTTTCGAAGCCAAAGGCCGCCCTGCCAACCACCCGCTCATCGTGCATGTGGCCAGCGCACAAGGCGTGCAACGCTTCGCCAGCCATGTGCCTGACTTTGCACAAAAACTCATCGATGCTTTTTGGCCCGGCCCTTTGACGCTCATCTTGCCGCGCCGACCCGAGGTGGCCGCTGTGGCGGCTGGTGGGCAAAACTCGGTGGGCTTGCGTTGCCCTTCGCACCCGACAGCACATGCCGTGCTGCAAAGTGCCGAAACCTTGGGCGTGTTTGGTGTGGCCGCACCCAGTGCCAATTTGTTTGGCCGTGTCAGCCCCACCACGGCGGCGCATGTGGCCGGTGAGTTTGGCGACAGTTTGCTCATCATTGATGGTGGTGCGTGTGACGTTGGCATTGAGTCCACCATCGTCGACTGCACCCGCGCAGCACCCGTGTTGCTGCGCCCAGGCGTGCTCACGCCGCAGCAACTCAGCGACGCTTGCGGTGTGACGGTCATTACGTCCACTGCGCCGGATGCCGATGCACCGCGCGCCTCGGGCACCCTTGAATCTCACTACGCGCCAATGGCCTGTGTGCAGCTGATGTCGGCGGTTGATTTGCAAAAGGCAATCGACGCGTATGTCAGAGAAGCCGTTGCAAGCAATGACAACGCCCATCCAACGGTCGCCGTGTGGGCGCGCAGCCCCGTGCAAGTGCCTGCTACCCATATGAATCCGTTCACATGCCAAGCCATGCCTACATCGGCACAAGACTGCGCCCACCAACTGTTTGCCCAATTGCGCAGCTTTGACACCCAAGGCGTCGCATACATTTGGGTCGAAACCCCACCCCTATCCCCCGAATGGGATGGCGTGCGAGACCGCTTGATGCGGGCCGCCACGCCAACTCGTTAA
- a CDS encoding 5-(carboxyamino)imidazole ribonucleotide synthase yields MSITLKPLLPGSTLGVLGGGQLGRMWAHVAQRMGYNTAVLDPDAHSPAGLVSHHHIHTDYLDPAGLKQLAAVCQAVTTEFENVPADALAQLAATLPVSPAASAVAVAQDRAREKAHFVKCGVPVAPHAVIDTAAQLAAVTDNLLPGILKTSRMGYDGKGQLRVTTRDELNDGWAKLGSVPCVLEKMLPLASECSVIVARGRDGAMVNLPVQRNLHRDGILAVTEVFAGNVPEALANQAITAAKAVAQELNYVGVLCVEFFVLADSSLVVNEIAPRPHNSGHYSQDACDVSQFELQVRTMADLPLTQPRLHSPAFMLNLLGDLWFADSSNANAAQVEPAWQKVLALPGTHLHLYGKTEARVGRKMGHLNITAATPEAARAVALQAADILGIAPF; encoded by the coding sequence ATGAGCATTACTTTGAAACCCTTGCTGCCCGGCTCCACCTTGGGCGTGTTGGGTGGTGGCCAATTGGGCCGCATGTGGGCGCATGTGGCGCAGCGCATGGGCTACAACACTGCGGTGCTCGACCCCGATGCGCACAGCCCCGCAGGCTTGGTGAGCCATCACCACATCCACACCGACTACTTGGACCCCGCAGGCTTGAAGCAACTCGCAGCTGTGTGCCAAGCGGTCACCACCGAGTTCGAAAACGTGCCCGCCGACGCGCTGGCGCAACTCGCTGCCACATTGCCTGTGTCGCCCGCTGCGTCTGCTGTGGCCGTAGCGCAAGACCGTGCGCGTGAGAAGGCCCACTTTGTGAAATGCGGCGTGCCAGTGGCCCCACATGCGGTGATCGACACCGCAGCGCAACTCGCCGCTGTGACTGACAACTTGCTGCCAGGAATCCTGAAAACCTCCCGCATGGGCTACGACGGCAAAGGCCAGTTGCGCGTGACTACGCGTGATGAGCTGAACGACGGTTGGGCCAAGCTTGGAAGCGTGCCTTGCGTGCTAGAAAAAATGTTGCCCTTGGCCAGCGAGTGCTCGGTCATCGTGGCGCGTGGCCGCGATGGCGCCATGGTGAACTTGCCCGTGCAACGCAACTTGCACCGCGATGGCATCTTGGCTGTGACCGAGGTGTTTGCGGGCAACGTGCCTGAAGCCTTGGCCAACCAAGCCATCACCGCAGCCAAAGCCGTGGCGCAAGAGCTGAACTATGTGGGCGTGTTGTGCGTGGAGTTTTTTGTGTTGGCTGACAGCTCGTTGGTCGTTAACGAAATCGCCCCTCGCCCGCACAACAGCGGCCACTACAGCCAAGACGCATGCGATGTGTCGCAGTTCGAGTTGCAAGTCCGCACCATGGCCGATTTGCCTTTGACGCAACCGCGTTTGCACAGCCCAGCTTTCATGCTCAACTTGTTGGGTGATTTGTGGTTTGCTGATTCATCAAATGCCAACGCTGCGCAAGTTGAACCTGCATGGCAAAAGGTGCTGGCGTTGCCCGGCACGCATTTGCACTTGTATGGGAAAACCGAAGCGCGCGTGGGCCGCAAAATGGGCCACCTCAACATCACCGCCGCCACGCCAGAAGCTGCGCGTGCTGTGGCTTTGCAAGCGGCTGACATTTTGGGCATTGCGCCGTTTTGA
- the purE gene encoding 5-(carboxyamino)imidazole ribonucleotide mutase, translating to MTQCQVGVVMGSNSDWDTMQHAAQILQEFGVSFETRVVSAHRMPDDMFAYAESATGRGLRAIIAGAGGAAHLPGMIAAKTIVPVLGVPVASKHLQGVDSLHSIVQMPKGIPVATFAIGNAGAANAALFAVALLASTDAALAEKLQAFRVAQTEVARNMTLPPL from the coding sequence ATGACCCAGTGCCAAGTCGGTGTCGTCATGGGTTCCAATTCCGATTGGGACACCATGCAACATGCAGCCCAGATTCTCCAAGAATTTGGCGTCTCTTTTGAAACCCGCGTGGTTTCAGCCCACCGCATGCCCGATGACATGTTTGCCTACGCTGAAAGCGCCACAGGCCGTGGCCTGCGCGCCATCATCGCAGGTGCAGGCGGTGCAGCCCACTTGCCCGGCATGATCGCAGCCAAAACCATCGTGCCCGTGCTGGGTGTGCCGGTGGCCAGCAAACATTTGCAAGGCGTGGACTCTTTGCACAGCATTGTGCAAATGCCCAAAGGCATTCCAGTGGCCACCTTCGCCATTGGCAATGCAGGTGCGGCCAATGCGGCTTTGTTTGCGGTGGCCTTGCTCGCCTCGACCGATGCGGCCTTGGCTGAAAAGCTGCAAGCCTTCCGTGTGGCGCAAACCGAAGTGGCTCGCAACATGACGTTGCCACCCCTATGA
- the trxA gene encoding thioredoxin, translated as MIDVTMENFEADVIGASQTTPVLVDFWADWCGPCKSLGPVLEKLEADYQGRFKLVKVNADTQQELAGAFGVKSLPTCILLMGGRPVDGFMGALPLAQVREFLDKHLPSDNEVAAQADAQEAEQLINAGDAQAAIAKLQEALSLNTADDETRYNLVKLLISVGELEEAQAALAPKLTEIPLQLRFDALNYWLQALVFVATDERAAWTFEQFEAAIAQNKRDFDTRLAKARVLIAAELFEAAMDELLEIIMRDKTWGNDVARKTYVSILELMTPPKPKTDDAAFGKSAGGIELTGKAAVQEDPVLELISRYRRKLSMALN; from the coding sequence ATGATTGATGTGACGATGGAAAATTTCGAGGCCGATGTGATTGGCGCCTCACAAACCACCCCTGTGCTGGTGGACTTCTGGGCCGACTGGTGTGGCCCCTGCAAATCGTTGGGCCCAGTCCTCGAAAAGCTAGAAGCTGACTACCAAGGCCGCTTCAAGCTGGTGAAAGTCAATGCGGACACGCAGCAAGAATTGGCTGGTGCCTTTGGCGTGAAGAGCCTGCCCACCTGCATCTTGCTCATGGGCGGCCGCCCTGTGGACGGTTTCATGGGTGCGTTGCCCTTGGCACAAGTGCGCGAATTCTTAGACAAGCATTTGCCATCTGACAACGAAGTGGCGGCTCAAGCCGATGCCCAAGAAGCCGAGCAACTCATCAACGCGGGCGATGCGCAAGCCGCCATCGCCAAGCTGCAAGAGGCTTTGAGCCTCAACACCGCTGACGACGAAACCCGTTACAACTTGGTCAAGCTGCTGATTTCTGTGGGCGAATTAGAAGAAGCGCAAGCCGCATTGGCGCCTAAGCTGACCGAAATTCCATTGCAACTGCGCTTTGATGCGCTCAACTACTGGCTACAAGCTTTGGTGTTTGTTGCCACCGACGAGCGTGCCGCTTGGACGTTCGAGCAGTTCGAAGCCGCCATCGCCCAAAACAAACGCGACTTCGACACCCGCTTGGCCAAAGCCCGCGTGCTGATTGCCGCTGAATTGTTTGAAGCCGCGATGGACGAATTGCTGGAAATCATCATGCGCGACAAAACGTGGGGCAACGATGTAGCGCGCAAAACCTATGTGTCCATCTTGGAACTGATGACACCACCCAAGCCCAAAACGGACGATGCCGCCTTCGGCAAATCCGCAGGCGGCATCGAGTTAACCGGCAAAGCCGCGGTGCAAGAAGATCCCGTGTTGGAGTTGATTTCTCGCTACCGCCGCAAGCTCAGCATGGCGCTGAACTGA
- a CDS encoding phosphoribosylaminoimidazolesuccinocarboxamide synthase codes for MTALHTSALTSLPLLARGKVRDNYAVGDDRILMVASDRISAFDVIMGEAIPGKGELLTQMALFWFGKLGHICPNHLTGEAPESVVSADEVAQVTGRSMLVKRLKPIPVEAVVRGYLAGSGWQEYQENQAVCGVKLPKGLKNASKLPEPIFTPAAKAAVGDHDENITYEQVVEMIGGGLAEKIKTVSIALYETARDVAAAKGIIIADTKFEFGLDANNDLVLMDEVLTPDSSRYWPADSYAQSFKGGVNPPSYDKQFLRDWLETAQVQGKPWSKSPPAPHLPQEVIAQTAAKYQEAWDRLKD; via the coding sequence ATGACCGCTCTGCACACTTCTGCGCTCACTTCTTTGCCTTTGCTCGCACGCGGCAAAGTGCGCGACAACTACGCCGTAGGCGACGACCGTATCTTGATGGTTGCTTCAGACCGCATCAGCGCGTTTGACGTCATCATGGGCGAAGCCATTCCAGGCAAGGGCGAATTGCTCACCCAGATGGCTTTGTTTTGGTTTGGCAAACTCGGCCACATTTGCCCCAACCACCTGACAGGCGAAGCGCCTGAGAGCGTGGTGAGCGCGGACGAAGTGGCACAAGTCACAGGCCGCTCGATGTTGGTCAAACGCTTGAAGCCCATTCCTGTGGAAGCGGTGGTGCGTGGCTATTTGGCCGGCAGCGGCTGGCAGGAATACCAAGAGAACCAAGCGGTGTGCGGCGTCAAGCTGCCCAAAGGTTTGAAGAACGCCAGCAAATTGCCAGAGCCCATCTTCACGCCTGCAGCCAAAGCGGCGGTGGGTGACCATGACGAGAACATCACTTACGAACAAGTGGTCGAGATGATTGGTGGCGGCTTGGCCGAGAAAATCAAAACCGTCAGCATCGCTTTGTACGAAACCGCGCGCGATGTGGCAGCGGCCAAAGGCATCATCATTGCCGACACGAAGTTTGAGTTTGGTTTGGATGCCAACAACGACCTCGTGTTGATGGACGAGGTGCTCACACCAGATTCATCACGCTACTGGCCTGCTGACAGCTACGCACAAAGCTTCAAAGGCGGCGTGAACCCACCGAGCTACGACAAGCAGTTCTTGCGCGATTGGCTAGAAACCGCCCAAGTGCAAGGCAAGCCTTGGAGCAAATCACCGCCTGCACCGCATTTGCCGCAAGAGGTGATTGCCCAAACCGCTGCCAAGTACCAAGAGGCTTGGGATCGGTTGAAGGACTGA
- the fba gene encoding class II fructose-bisphosphate aldolase (catalyzes the reversible aldol condensation of dihydroxyacetonephosphate and glyceraldehyde 3-phosphate in the Calvin cycle, glycolysis, and/or gluconeogenesis): protein MALVSMRELLDHAAEHGYGIPAFNVNNLEQVQAVMMAADAVGAPVILQASAGARKYAGEPFIKHLIQAATEAYPHIPLVMHQDHGTSPKICQGAIDLGFGSVMMDGSLMEDGKTPSSFEYNVQVTQQVVAMAHKVGVSVEGELGCLGNLETGEAGEEDGIGAVGKLDHSQMLTDPEEAAQFVKATQLDALAIAIGTSHGAYKFTREPTGDILAISRVKEIHARIPNTHLVMHGSSSVPQDLLAIINQYGGKMKTTFGVPVSEIQEAIKHGVRKVNIDTDIRLAMTAAARKFMFENPEKFDAREWLKPAREAAMNICKQRYLEFGCEGQGSKVKGDSLSVVAAKYAKGELAQLVK from the coding sequence ATGGCACTCGTATCGATGCGCGAACTTCTGGACCACGCTGCAGAGCACGGTTACGGCATTCCAGCTTTCAACGTCAACAACTTGGAACAAGTGCAAGCCGTGATGATGGCTGCTGACGCTGTGGGCGCGCCAGTCATTTTGCAAGCCAGTGCTGGCGCACGCAAATACGCGGGTGAGCCGTTTATCAAGCATTTGATTCAAGCCGCCACCGAAGCCTACCCACACATTCCTTTGGTCATGCATCAAGACCACGGCACTTCGCCCAAGATTTGCCAAGGCGCGATTGACCTTGGCTTTGGCTCCGTCATGATGGACGGCTCGTTGATGGAAGACGGCAAAACGCCTTCTAGCTTTGAGTACAACGTGCAAGTCACCCAGCAAGTGGTGGCCATGGCGCACAAAGTGGGCGTGTCGGTCGAAGGCGAGTTGGGTTGCTTGGGTAACTTAGAAACGGGCGAAGCGGGTGAAGAAGACGGCATCGGCGCCGTGGGCAAACTCGACCACAGCCAAATGTTGACCGACCCCGAAGAAGCCGCACAGTTTGTCAAAGCCACACAGCTCGATGCCCTGGCGATTGCGATTGGCACCAGCCACGGCGCCTACAAGTTCACACGTGAGCCCACGGGCGACATCTTGGCCATCAGCCGCGTCAAAGAAATTCACGCACGCATCCCCAACACCCACTTGGTCATGCACGGCTCAAGCAGCGTGCCGCAAGACCTGTTGGCCATCATCAACCAATACGGCGGCAAGATGAAAACGACGTTTGGCGTGCCCGTGTCTGAAATTCAAGAAGCCATCAAGCATGGCGTGCGCAAGGTCAACATCGACACCGACATTCGTTTGGCCATGACGGCTGCGGCTCGCAAGTTTATGTTTGAGAATCCAGAAAAATTCGATGCCCGCGAATGGCTCAAGCCTGCCCGCGAAGCTGCGATGAACATTTGCAAACAACGTTATTTGGAATTCGGTTGCGAAGGCCAAGGCAGCAAGGTCAAGGGCGACAGCCTCTCTGTGGTGGCGGCCAAGTACGCCAAGGGCGAACTCGCTCAGTTGGTGAAGTAA
- the pyk gene encoding pyruvate kinase yields the protein MARHATKIVATLGPASSDPALLEAMIRAGVNVVRLNFSHGKAQDHIDRARLVREAAARAGREVAIMADLQGPKIRVGKFVDGKVMLENGAKFVLDASRTEPGDLQGVGLDYKELPRDVKPGDLLLLNDGLIVLTVEAVRGEQVHTTVKIGGELSNNKGINKQGGGLTAPALTAKDMEDIKTAMSFQADYLAVSFPKNATDMEMARQLANVAGAEYKHKPGLIAKIERAEAIPLLDEILRASDGIMVARGDLAVEVGNAAVPALQKRMIKLARQHDKVVITATQMMESMITNPVPTRAEVSDVANAVIDGTDAVMLSAETAAGKYPLETVEEMSKICEAAEAAEDVELDADFKGQTFNRIDQTIAMGALFTAHHLGAKAIVALTESGSTALWMSRHRIHIPIYAVTTKVASQRRMALFRNVRPLLMDTSADRDTALAQAEAHLKLRGIVDAGDVYAITCGDPMGTPGGTNMLRICEVR from the coding sequence ATGGCACGTCACGCGACCAAAATTGTTGCTACTTTAGGCCCAGCTTCCAGCGACCCTGCATTGCTTGAAGCCATGATTCGCGCCGGCGTCAACGTGGTGCGCCTTAATTTCAGCCACGGCAAAGCTCAAGACCACATCGATCGCGCCCGTTTGGTGCGCGAAGCCGCAGCCCGTGCAGGCCGCGAAGTGGCCATCATGGCCGACCTGCAAGGCCCAAAAATCCGCGTGGGCAAGTTTGTCGATGGCAAGGTCATGCTGGAAAACGGCGCGAAGTTTGTGCTCGATGCCTCACGCACCGAGCCCGGCGATTTGCAAGGCGTGGGCCTTGACTACAAAGAGCTGCCACGCGATGTGAAGCCCGGCGATTTGCTGTTGCTCAACGATGGCTTGATTGTGTTGACCGTCGAAGCCGTGCGCGGCGAACAAGTGCACACCACAGTGAAGATTGGTGGCGAGTTGTCGAACAACAAAGGCATCAACAAACAAGGCGGCGGCTTGACCGCGCCTGCGTTGACCGCCAAAGACATGGAAGACATCAAAACCGCGATGAGCTTCCAAGCCGACTACCTTGCCGTGAGCTTTCCCAAAAACGCCACAGACATGGAAATGGCGCGCCAACTGGCCAACGTGGCTGGCGCTGAGTACAAACACAAGCCGGGCTTGATAGCCAAGATTGAACGTGCTGAGGCCATCCCGCTGCTCGACGAAATTTTGCGTGCCAGCGACGGCATCATGGTGGCGCGAGGCGACTTGGCGGTAGAAGTGGGCAACGCAGCAGTGCCTGCGCTGCAAAAACGCATGATCAAGCTGGCACGTCAGCACGACAAGGTGGTGATCACCGCCACGCAAATGATGGAGAGCATGATCACCAACCCCGTGCCCACTCGCGCCGAGGTGAGTGATGTGGCCAACGCCGTGATTGACGGCACAGATGCCGTCATGCTCAGCGCCGAAACTGCCGCAGGCAAGTACCCGCTGGAAACCGTGGAAGAAATGTCCAAAATTTGCGAGGCCGCCGAGGCTGCCGAGGACGTAGAACTGGACGCTGATTTCAAAGGCCAAACCTTCAACCGCATTGACCAAACCATTGCCATGGGGGCGCTCTTCACGGCACACCACTTGGGCGCCAAAGCCATCGTGGCCTTGACCGAGTCGGGCTCCACCGCGCTGTGGATGAGCCGCCACCGCATTCACATCCCTATTTATGCGGTGACCACCAAGGTGGCGTCGCAACGCCGCATGGCCTTGTTCCGCAATGTTCGCCCTTTGTTGATGGACACCAGCGCTGACCGCGATACCGCTCTCGCGCAAGCTGAAGCGCACTTGAAGCTGCGCGGAATTGTGGATGCAGGCGACGTGTACGCCATCACCTGTGGCGACCCGATGGGCACGCCTGGCGGCACCAACATGCTGCGTATTTGCGAAGTTCGTTAA